The genomic interval AAAGTTCTATTGCAGGTATTTCCAAAAAGGCACATTCTCTAGTATTCAAATTTTGCAGATAGGCAActtgaacaacaattttttgataTGTGCTAAAACAAAAGCATTCCTAAGAGATTGAGTTAGCCTACAGTCCCACTTTAAAAAGTACCCTATCCTAAAAAATTTGGACACCTCCATAactcaaaaacttaaaattgtCCATCCCAGTGGCAATGAGATAAACATGCAACAGGTTGACCTTTGGCAATTTCACCTTACCTTCATGTAGGCTTTGGTAAGCCTCAAATGAAAGAGCCGTGGAGAAAGACAACCAAAGCGTAGGTAAGGACTCAGCTGTGTCCTGGATGGCCTTAGTGCATCTAGCCCTTCCACAGATTTCTTTAAATTGCCCTCCAGAACCTGACACAAACATGTTCAGTGAAGTTAAGATGACTAATCAACATACTTGTTCTACTGTTTAAGCAGATGAAGCAAGATAATTATATGTGTTCCAAGAGTCTTCAACAATGACCTCTAGTGTCAATGACGCTAAGATATGAGCATGTTCCATGAGTCTGCTTGCACATGCTTCAGGCTCTACAAGTGCCTGATTAGGCTACATGTGACTGTGTTGTAGCACTTACAGTTTGGTGATGACTACAAAAGGAAGAAGAAcactttcatttcaaaaagtaGAAACTACAAGGATCACTTCAAATGTAGTACTTCTATTTCATACACATCTGGAATACCCCAAATAAGACTCATGCAACAGATTGGTTGTTATAAATTCCTACAGAAATGCTGCAATACTAAGAAGGGACAAACACAAATCATATTAGAGTAAACACTATGAAAATAATAGGTAATTCACTATTTACCTTCTCTTCAAGTTCAGTTAACCTTTTCATGGCCTCCTGTTCTCCTCCAACCCACAAATCCCCTGTGGTGACTTCGCACCCACTGTAGCCAAGTTCGTCTAAGCTTGGGATACCAAATTTTGTGCTGTGATCATTTGAGACTGGGCAAACGCAACCTTTGAACATTTCCTTGTTCACTGCATCGACAGGTTTCTCCGGAGGGCCCATTTGCCGgataacattttcaaatgtttttattaacaTGGGTGCCTCACCCtcattacttttaattattcTTTCAGGATCATACAGGGTATGTGAAGGCTTAGAAATAACTTCCACTCCATGTTCTTCACCAAGGACAGCCACAGCCACATCTCGCCGTTGTCCAAATGGCTCAATTTCACACTCAAATGtcagttttgaaatattccagTCTTGGAAAAGTTTAGGTAACACATATGTTGGCTGCCCACGAATGACATGAAGTCTTGATCCACACTCTCGCAAACTCTTGTCCAGATCACGTAGACAGTCCACGAGAAATTTCCAACGGTTGGCAGAAACTTTTGCAGCTCTCGCACTCACAGGATCCAGAATATACACAGCATGAAATGTTCTACAATTTGTTAGAGCTTCACATAGTGAGGGGTTGTCGTGGAGCCTCAAATCCTTTCTGAACCAGTGCATAGCATTATGGCCAAGTCCAACATTACATGAGACtacaaaaaagagaagaaaagtaaATCAGACATATCTGGATTGCTTCAGATTATTTCATGtgatattgattgatttattctCCTCCACAGCTTCAAAGATAACTCACCCTTTGTCACAAGATTTTGATACACTCCTCTCAGCCTATCAACACAACTTTTCCTTGCCTGTTGATGGTTGACTATGGGTTGTGGATAATCAGTACCAATAACACAATTACACGCCACCTGCAATTCAAGTGGTGCATCCCACGGTTCATAGATATACTCTGCTGGGAAATCCTTTAACTCTGGGatgtatttcctttaaaaacaatAACCTCAACATCAATTACTGGATTACATTTAAAAGAAGGGTATCAACCTTGTTCCCCTCAAATAACCCCCTATCTGCCTTACTGCATGACCTGCTGCTAATATGTCTTGCCCCCCCCCTGGATGAAAAAATTGGCATGCTTGGCATGCAAGATTGTTTtcaggggggtgggggtggaaAGGCAAAGAGAGGCTGAGACTTGTGTTCCAAGTAAGTTTTTGGCCCTTTCCTTTGGGTGTGGTTTTCAATTACCTACTAACTCACATTCatttgtcaatctttttttcaaactgttcaGGAGTCAGTACCTCACATAGTTGCCCTGTGGATCCAAATGTTTTCCTAAACCAACTGGGCATGTCCACTGAGGATGTTTGGCAAAGAATGCACTGCATGACAACCACATCCAGCTACCAGCATTTATACTCCACTCAGCATCAAGCATATACTTCTCAAATATCTAGGGGGAAAAAGGGGAATTCAACATAATGAATGTGACATATGCCATGTTGTACATTGAATAGCTCCTAAGACAAAATATTCAGTTTGTGCCTCTTATATATGTTCAGTCTAGAGTTCAAACCCAAGAGTGGGAACCAACCAGGGGAAGGTCATTTGGTTCCTACAAAAGCTCATTGTTAGAGTCAACAGCGTAATTTTCATTAACACATACTTTAAATCCTTCTTCCCAGCATATCCAGAGCGCTCCTCTGGTTAAAAAACATCCCACAGCTTGACGGGCTAAGTGAGGAATCCATCCCTCCAATAGCATTTGACGCATCATTGCATCTATCCATGGAAATCCAGTCTTGCCCTGgagaataaaaaagattaaagatcTTGTTATCAAATTATTGAATGAGATCTTTTGAGAGgttatcaataaaaaaaataaccatcaatataaaaacaactttttcaaaaaaattgtatctcTGCACATTTTCACACCATCAATCTTTCACATAGTCCTGTTTTCCCCACATGAAAATGGAACGCAGAGAGTCCCACAACATCTGATTGATGACCCTTGTAAAACACATGCTTGCTAGTGATTTCTCATGATGTAATTCACCTGTTGGAACTTTTCCAGTTTGCAAGCTTGCTGCTCCCAAGGAAACTGTAAACAAAGAGAATTGTtcttcattttgtcaaaattgGGATGCTTACTGGccacaacaaaataaaactctCGCCACAATAATGGTAGATGAACTGACATTGGGGCTGGTTTTCCATTAGCCTGCAACGTAATTAAAGACCATTAGAAAAGAATCCTTCAAAACTTGCAAATACACAACACATCATCCTGATAATCATctaccccattcacaccaaagcttaacCATGTTTTAAAACTGTTCTGTCAAATGCAATTGAgttgttttcttcatagaagctgcACAAACCTATCTTTGTTGACTTCAAATGTAGCACATTGAAAATAATAGTTTGTGATTACTAACAACTAatgaaaaattcactttttcagCTCTTTGGGTCTGATTTTTATTATACCTAGTTTCACttaacatgttttgctggtgtgaatggggtattataTAGACCTTCATAGGTCTCTACCAATGATAGAGTGACTCTCAAATTGCATCTGTTGATACATGTTCAGCATaagagaaaactaaaatatggCCACAATTCAAAAGCAACAACATGTCAAGAGCAAGTGATTTGTAGTTATAAGCACTAGATGGGTGTAATTGCTGCAGAGCTCACTGATTGTCTATAAACATCACAAAACATTTATCAATGATATTTGAAGATCACCACAACTTTTGCAAaacaattttaccaaaaaatcaATTACAAACCTCTCTGTAGACTTGGTTCATTCTGTGAAAAAGTTGTCTCACTGACAGACAACCAAATCTCAAGTATGGACTCAACTTTGAGGACTTGGGAAATGGAGAATTGGACTCTTGCTGTGGTTTGCCCAATTTTGGTTCTGCTACCTGTTCAcaatgcaaacaaacaaaattgtagTAGTCACATGCACATGACAAAAAATGGATGTGAAAGTCATGACTGCTTCTTTGCAAGGGATTGAAAAGAGGAATGAAACTTGGTCACCCCACAGGTAAAAGAACAGGTTGCTAACCTTAGATTTAAATTGGCAGCATTTCTCCTAGAGTTTTAAATGgaatttaaggaaaatttccTAAGTAGAAGTTAATCTCTGGATTCCTAAAGCCTGCCAAGTGTCAGAATTTAGTATTAACTTTAAAGGCCAGTGAGAGGAAATGCACAGTTTCTACAACAAATATCTCCTTCAAGAAAACATTCAGCCAAAATAAATCTTTACCAACCTCTTTTTCAAGAACAGCAAGTCTTCTCAAAGCTTCTGTCTCTCCTCCTGCAAACTGTCCAGGTTCAGCTTCTTCCTCAACAAAATCAAGGGCATCATATTCTGGTACACCATAGTTGTTTTCGTCATTATCCTCCACTGGTGTCTTACAGTTTTTTAACAACTGCTCATCGACAACTGGTACACAGTTGCTTGGACTTTTCAACTTACTTACTAGGCATTCAAACTGCTTGAAAGTAACTGGAACATTCCCATGATTTGACTTGATGACTCTATAATGAAGAATAGAAATGTGATACATTTCATGCAGGGGAAAGCAGAAGTGGCTTACAATTAAGCTCTATAAAGACATGAACACTCATCAATCTTTCTGCCCTATAATGCAACCCTTCTCCTAACAACTGGTATTCAAATTTCACACAACTTAACACTAAGCACATTTCCTATTCATTGCACAAGAGTCACAGCCTGTCCCTGTTTTGTACAGGCCCATATGATGATGTTAAATTCTACCACATGCAAACATCCTGCTGATTGCTGCTCCTAGACATGCAAGACTTCATTTACACTTCAATTTGTGGCCTTCTAAACAATTTAGTATTCAACTATCATACATAATGTGAAATGTGAGAACCATTTCATACTAGCTAGTCTCTTACTTCTTAAGCAGGGAGGATGTATAGTGGGAGAAGCGGGGGCAGAAGGGGAGGGGGTCAATCCCATAGTTAATTTCTGTTGATATAACTTGAGCTCCCCTTGAGGACCAGAACAGGTTGTCATCAGCATCCTCCTGTGAAAGAGAACTGTTGCGCATACAAATACCATCCCACCTATGGGGCACTAACTCTCTCCCCTACCTGTACCTTTAATCAGCCCCTGACCCCACCACCTGTGCCTCTGATCAGCCCTTTACCCCACCAGAAGTACCTCTGATCAGCCCTTCGACTAGGTGCTTCTTTGCAaaaagaaacttgttcagtAGCATCCCAAGGATTAATAAACTACGTAATGTTCCTTGTAATTTCTAACTAACTATATATTTTGGCTTTGTGGCATTTCTCTTCGTCTTGAATGTTTGAGTAATAATTGCATAACTAAAGCTAAGGTCCACAAACCTTGACTCTTATGTAACAAGGTTCAAACGACTCAAGCGCGTGTGACACATGACTGGTCATAGTACCTTGTCTTCCAcccagaagaaaagaaatataacgCTACCGAAGAGCCTCAAGGTTAAGATcgcattaaaatgaaataaacaaattaaatgaacacTTACTCGTCAATGTCGTACAGCGTATGAGAGACTGACGTCAACACTTCAACTCCTTCTGATTCCAATAAGCGCTTTATCGAATCGTCCCTTCTCCGTGGGAATGGTTCACTGTCATATTCATACGTTACTCTAGTAATATTCCACTGTCTAATTAGCTTCGGAAAGACATCGATCGGCTGACCTCGAACGATAAAGAGACGCGAGTTCAGTCTTCTCAGACTTTTATCGAGGTCGTGTAAGCATTCTAAAAGGAATCGCCACTTGTTTTTCGATAGGTTGATCTCATCCAAGGAGTCCACATCGAGGAAAAATACTGCTCTGAAAGTGGAACTACCCTCTATTGCCTGACGCAGGGACGGATTATCGTGCAACCTGAGTCCCTTTCTAAACCAATGAAGAGAGTTTATATTCGAAGTCATTGCTTACGATTTTCGACGAGCAATGAAGATGAAACTGCGATGCTTTCGTTTTGGAAATACTTCTGTGACGACGGCACCTACATGACATCGACAGCTACCACACAAACTAGacaatgtaaggagaaaaacGGAAAATTCAGACCACCATCGAGACTATTACACCTCCCCTAAACAACGTGCAGACAAACGTGACACTATTGAATGTTGATCAAACGTCTGTTGTGATTGGCCTATGGCTATGTTCAATAGAATGCTGGCCACCATTGGCTAGCATCTTTCTTGCGTAATGAAGTCTAGTACTGCCGACACGAGTCATCACACGTGAAATTATGTCGGACATGGGTTCCGGAAAGTGGTGCGACCAAACAACGTGTAACGAACccaagaaatggaaaaaatcgAGTTAAGATTAGAATTTTCTCCTTCATTTCAttagaattttctctttcatttcaaactaaaagtaacgtgaaatttttaactatttctGATTAGATTGGACCATATTAAGGATGCAATGAATGAATGCCCTGCGGTCGGGCTCCGTCACGAGTAAATGGCCTTAACGCCGGAAGtcagaattttcaaagaatattACCAAAGGTTCTATGAAACTTCCTTAGACTACCACATGGTTCATTAAATGCCAAGTgattccaaaaatttttttaggttttctAGTTAACTATATATCCGCACCTAGACATTCCGTAAGTCGACGTGCTTTCTCAACAccattcgctctgatgaagggctaacgctcgaaacgtcagctataaaactctttacggtggacaatttacgctattaactcagttgataatacttaattaccctgtgatactctcccaccgacgcagcgccacagtttccttagaaatttaccccctttaatcGCTTGAGCATACCGTAGTAGCAAACAGCAAACTGAACCTAGAAGTATgaataatgaaacaaaatagGAGAggtgaatgaaataaattaatagtGGCGAATAACTGATGTTCGATCAACGAGGACCGATTGTGCCGTATGAACACAATTTCGTCAATAACTAAACAACTGAGAGAGTGTCTCCACGCGTACACCGAGACAAGTTGTGAAGTTCGCCTTCTGAGCGGCATGTGCATCAACTGATAGGAGCGCTTACCATTTAAAAAAGCACTTGGCAAGAAAAGGGGCACTCGACTTATAACGTGCAGTTTTAAGAATGATTCTGGGATCAGAAACGATCCTCAGAGTTACCTCAAATGATTTTTCCAATTAAATCTAGAATAGCATTTGTTAGGGAATTGACATTTATCATTCTTGGTCTTAATGCAACTGATAATCATTTCGCTATTTGCACTGCTCGCTCAGATTTGTCAGCACAGTGGTTGCAATGCAAAGTTCTCTTCGGTGACAATATATTTTATACTTTGACGCCAATAGATTTCAACTTTCAAAGTTACTGGGAGAAGGAACATTCGACCCGTTTCAAAACAGTGGCAGCCAAGCCTCCCAACAAGTATAACGTAATTGTTGTAGCCACCTTcgattggtgatcatttttgtGGTCAGTGGCTTTTAAAATGCCAATATTAATCACGTTATTAAGTTCGCAGGTACGTAAGTAAGCAATTATAAGTAAGTTAGTAAAAAAGAAGCAATCTAAGACCGAACACTCCTCAGACCTACACTCAAGTTCTCTCGATCGATTTTCAAGTTTAACGCGCAAATCGTAACATAAATGAAATCTTTTCACAAGTTATAATTGGCACCGTTGCTTTAAATACCATTTTTcgagatgaaagaaaaatagacTTCAAACACAAATGTGACTTTACAAATCGCCACGATTGTCTGAGCTTAGCTGTCTTCGAGTTTAGCGAGGGCATACCTACTCGAAGTTTGGGCTTACATTGTTGTAAACCTTTGGAGGAATTTTTTGGTTGGGTTTCCTAATATCTGACTAATGGTCTCAGTTAGAAAAACAAACCTAACATCTTGCACGTATTAAACGGGTGAACACGATGTCCCGCTTTTCCACCGGatgtttaattaatttaactaaacacaaacaaaatacagCTTACAATCAACTTTTTTTCTGCAGTCTAGTTAACCGTACCTTTCGCTTATAATGCCGTAATTTAAGTAACAATATTTTTACGTTTACTCATTCTATAGAGAGTGAGGATCTTACACTCAGCTGACGGAAGAAGACGCTTGATGTCAACTGTTAAAAAAGTTATCGCAACTATCACGGCTGTGATTGGTAAAGTGTCCACAGACTTACCTACTGGCTGtcgcttgtttgttttcttgtgtgAATTTACTGGTGGAAAAAATTGTGATGACCGCAGAGAACCACTATCTCATGAAGTGAGTGTAACATCGTTACTCTTACATTGAAGTCAAGTTGAAAGGTTTGTTTAAAGAAGCAGAGTTAAGGGGGGAACATAAATTTTTGCTTGTGCCACCTACACAAACTACTTAGTTAGATATTAAGCCAATTGCCATCGTGCAACAAGGCCATTCACTAGGCAAAGCCAATTGATTTCTTGAGAATTCAGTGTTCACTCTTTGGCAACGCCCATGTTTTCCATTTTAGCCTCTAAACATCCCTCACTCTGGCTGCCGGCTTTATTTTTCgtctttttcttctgtttcttcgCCTCTGGTTTCTCGTCAATTGGAGCTGGTTTGACGAATTTAATAAAATCCAAGCCTTCGGGAAGTAAAGGCTTCAGAACAGGGGGGAGGGCGATTCCTTCTTCTGTTTGATAATTCTCTAATAGCGCACAAATGGTTCTCGACACAGCGCACATCGTAGCGTTGAGCATATGAACGTATTCcgtctagagaaaaaaaatagtctacATATAAGGCTTGTAAACCATTTTGTAATTGCTACAAAAGGATAACTCTGTAGCCCTAAAACCCTCCCGCCGAGTAGCTCCTATGGAGACTGGGTTTGACCCGTaaaacagaggggaaaaaacaaCCACAATTAACTTGTTCACTCTGGCCCCGTTCACACGCACATGTTCTTGTTTGAAAACGGAGAATTTTTCCTCCGGTTTGGCCTTTTGTTCACTCGTATCTAGGGAAAACGGTCACTGCAAAGGCATCTTTTTTCAAAAACGTTCTCAGGTGCGgagatttttaaaaacactATTTTACTGCACTAAGGTTTCTGAACAGGATTACGAGACAGTGTTAGATACAGTCTATGCCGCGCACTAGAAAAGTCCACCAGGCAGACAGAAGCATTGAGTTTGTTTCACTCCTAGTATAGCTTCTTACAAGCATTATGCATTGCATGTTTTAAGTTGCGTTTTGCTATGTTAAATGTGTAAGTCGATTATGCAAGAAGACGCAGTGACATAATCAGGTTTCGTCCATTTCCCGTCTTCATAACAGGAGGCACGAAACAATGAACTCGATTTCAACAAGCAAGGCTTCGACGATTTAGGGTTTGACCAGGAAGTACGAGTGCGCGGAGCGAGAACTTTGTCTACCAAATAGTCATCCAAGAAGAGTGAAGAGAGAATTCTAGTCACTGTTGCGTTTTCCTGTGGATtattaaaaatcattcaaaaacGCAACATATGAGcgagggtattttttttttaacggaggaaaaaaacactctCAAACAAAATCGGATACACGTTGACGGAACCTTGAATGTTCATATTTGTAGAAAGGTCCACCCAGGTAAATCCCCAAACAAATAGTAAGGTGGTTCCAATTTGTCTGAAAATTACAGTGAGGTCAAGTCAAAGGGGTTTTGGGGGCAaaatttgttactttattttgatGTCAACTACCACCATAATAGTAACGCGTATCCTGTAATGGGTAAATACATCTCGGTTCAAATCCGCCAGCAAAACTAGACTCGCACGGATTCCTGTTTGCAAGCAGATTTCTTTCGTCTAATTGGAtctctcaaaataatttaagtatGAAAGTTATCTGGGGTCCATAACTGTTCCATCAACGGCGCATTTGAGCACTTGGAAGTGTTCAGGAATACTCAAAGTCACACACAACAATTCTGACCGTATGCTGATTGTTTACCTGCGCTCCCATTTTCTTGGTTTGTCCAAAACGAACTTGCAATCTTCTTGCTTGGTAATCCGTGCAGTTTGAGCAAGAAACTAATTCACGGAAAGCACCGCTACCTGGAAACCAAGCTTCCAGATCGTACTTCATGGCGGCTGCATTGTTGAGTTCACCTACAGTTGTGAAAATTAACCGATCAGATTGGGAACAACTTGATTAAACACAGAAACTACAAGTGTTACCTACCAGAAACAATATTTACAATTCTGTAAGGAATTCCTAAAGCTTGATTAAATTCCTCAGCACTTGCAATCATCTCATCAAAAAGTTGCCAAGAAATACCATCATGAGGAGAACAGATAACAAATTGCTCCACctaacaaaaaaatacattacatcaaaaaacaaactgaaataacTCATTGCTATGAGAGAGGAGGACCTGTTGCCTTGACAATGTTCTGTTCTTTGAAGTAAATATAGCGTTTAATTCAATCACAAAGTTTTTAGTAATACATATCCTCTTGCAAAAATTATTCTGCCTCACACTTTTACATTGTGGTTTTTAAAGGCCTAAAGCTGAAAGCCAAACTTGCGTTTCACAAGATTTTAAGTAAAAGAACACTCTTAATCCTCAATTGTAGATCATCATGATTTATTATCTGGATCAAATGTACCTTTTCAAACTGATGTACCCTAAAGATGCCACGAGTGTCCCTTCCATGAGCCCCTGCTTCTTGTCTGAAGCATGACGAGAATCCAGCATATTTCTTGGGAAGTTCATTTGCAGCCATCCATTCACCTCGATGAAATGCAGCAATTGGCTGTTCACTCGTAGCAATAAGGTATCTTTCTTCATAACCTGTTTCATCTGCACCCTTACCGATAACCTACAAACAAAATCTCAGTCCCTAAACTAGCCTTGTATTATTAGGGCAAAATAGCCTAGGCTAGCCCAGTTTAATTAGGGCAAGTTAATGCTAAAAAGTAATCAATCGTTTATTTAACCAGCCATGTTTTATTTGGAGAAAGAGGCAGCTGTCGGGGGAGAGGGCAGGAGCAGGGATAGGTGAAAAGATAATATTCACTTTCCCACCCCTACCCTGCTCCTTATTTTTACTTGTCactcacccccttggtacaaatttctttctctccctagCATTCTGCTGCTGTTAAAATCAAGGATGGCTGCCATAATTGTtgctaagaaaatactgagctcTAGCTGGCCAAAATTAAGTCTGCATTGCAGGCTATCCCTACACCTTTAAATAGATAAACTCACCATAATACTGTAGAAGTGCAACAGTACATTGTGTTATAAGGTTTGGTCCTAATACCCAGCAAATTAAATTACTATAAACTGGGACGTGTAAGTTTGTTTCTCTCCACATGATTAGTTAAGAAGTCATCTTAGATAAAGAGAGATCAAACAACAATCCTCCTTAGTCCTCTTGGGTGACAGGATGAATATTCATTTGAAGTATTCAAAGTTCATTCCAAACAACATTGTTTTTCTAGGAAAAATTGTacttaaaaaagtaaattgcaTTACAGACCTTATACAGCTCTTCATCAAACTGACTTAATTGTGCAACTTCTTGCATAGCTTCCTTCCTCATGAAAAAAGGTGTGTAGAGAGGAACAAAACCTTTCTTGTACAACATCCGCGTTGCCAACTGAATGAGAGCTTGCTCTAAGAATACAAGAGGCCCctgaaaaacattgaaa from Pocillopora verrucosa isolate sample1 chromosome 14, ASM3666991v2, whole genome shotgun sequence carries:
- the LOC131776482 gene encoding uncharacterized protein; this encodes MTSNINSLHWFRKGLRLHDNPSLRQAIEGSSTFRAVFFLDVDSLDEINLSKNKWRFLLECLHDLDKSLRRLNSRLFIVRGQPIDVFPKLIRQWNITRVTYEYDSEPFPRRRDDSIKRLLESEGVEVLTSVSHTLYDIDEVIKSNHGNVPVTFKQFECLVSKLKSPSNCVPVVDEQLLKNCKTPVEDNDENNYGVPEYDALDFVEEEAEPGQFAGGETEALRRLAVLEKEVAEPKLGKPQQESNSPFPKSSKLSPYLRFGCLSVRQLFHRMNQVYREANGKPAPMSVHLPLLWREFYFVVASKHPNFDKMKNNSLCLQFPWEQQACKLEKFQQGKTGFPWIDAMMRQMLLEGWIPHLARQAVGCFLTRGALWICWEEGFKIFEKYMLDAEWSINAGSWMWLSCSAFFAKHPQWTCPVGLGKHLDPQGNYVRKYIPELKDFPAEYIYEPWDAPLELQVACNCVIGTDYPQPIVNHQQARKSCVDRLRGVYQNLVTKVSCNVGLGHNAMHWFRKDLRLHDNPSLCEALTNCRTFHAVYILDPVSARAAKVSANRWKFLVDCLRDLDKSLRECGSRLHVIRGQPTYVLPKLFQDWNISKLTFECEIEPFGQRRDVAVAVLGEEHGVEVISKPSHTLYDPERIIKSNEGEAPMLIKTFENVIRQMGPPEKPVDAVNKEMFKGCVCPVSNDHSTKFGIPSLDELGYSGCEVTTGDLWVGGEQEAMKRLTELEEKVLEGNLKKSVEGLDALRPSRTQLSPYLRFGCLSPRLFHLRLTKAYMKVKCQPPPLSLYRQLVWREFFFTLASRNPQMDRAVDNPLSFNIPWEENQDAFDAWKKGQTGFPWIDAIMRQLHAEGWIHHVARQAVGCFLTRGCLWISWEEGFKLFEQLQLDSEWSLNAGNWLWVSCSAFFHGQIPWYCPVNVGKKLDPSGNFIRRYVPELKTMPTKYIHEPWMAPLAVQKASNCIIGQDYPDRLCDHIERRKVCLERLKDVCQQIQGTNSSSRDIADVVD
- the LOC131776534 gene encoding serine--tRNA ligase, cytoplasmic-like, whose product is MRIALRELHQLRCFLIISTYPRYSSSDSFPKMVLDLDLYRADKGGNPEKIRENQSKRYKDTTLVDQVVEADAKWRKLRFSADNWNKLKNVCSKQIGEKMKRKEPVGDCDALPQSIVDALEVITPDMLEDLTVTQIKGVRTLIDENMAKCNEEVGKVEQLRNEKLFEVGNLLHESVPISNDEDDNKVERTWGDSSIRKKYSHVDLAYMVDGVDTERGASVAGSRGYFLKGPLVFLEQALIQLATRMLYKKGFVPLYTPFFMRKEAMQEVAQLSQFDEELYKVIGKGADETGYEERYLIATSEQPIAAFHRGEWMAANELPKKYAGFSSCFRQEAGAHGRDTRGIFRVHQFEKVEQFVICSPHDGISWQLFDEMIASAEEFNQALGIPYRIVNIVSGELNNAAAMKYDLEAWFPGSGAFRELVSCSNCTDYQARRLQVRFGQTKKMGAQTEYVHMLNATMCAVSRTICALLENYQTEEGIALPPVLKPLLPEGLDFIKFVKPAPIDEKPEAKKQKKKTKNKAGSQSEGCLEAKMENMGVAKE